One window of Streptomyces sp. NBC_00273 genomic DNA carries:
- a CDS encoding thioredoxin family protein, protein MATVELTKENFDQTVSENPFVLIDFWAGWCRPCLQFAPVYERASEAHSDLVFAKVDTEAQQELAGAFQITSIPTLMIVRDQVAIFAQPGALPEATLTDLIRQARELDMDEVRAKIAAEQQGSQGAGSGDAGTAGA, encoded by the coding sequence GTGGCTACAGTCGAGCTCACCAAGGAAAACTTCGACCAGACGGTCAGCGAGAACCCGTTCGTGCTGATCGACTTCTGGGCGGGCTGGTGCCGGCCGTGCCTGCAGTTCGCCCCGGTCTATGAGCGGGCCTCCGAGGCCCACTCCGACCTCGTGTTCGCCAAGGTGGACACCGAGGCGCAGCAGGAACTGGCCGGGGCCTTCCAGATCACCTCGATCCCGACGCTGATGATCGTCCGGGACCAGGTGGCCATCTTCGCGCAGCCCGGAGCCCTGCCGGAGGCGACCCTGACGGACTTGATCCGGCAGGCCAGGGAGCTCGACATGGACGAGGTCCGCGCGAAGATCGCTGCCGAGCAGCAGGGCTCCCAGGGCGCGGGCAGCGGGGACGCCGGCACCGCGGGGGCCTGA
- a CDS encoding CU044_2847 family protein, translated as MELPIGGAGGPQDVVRVEVVATGEDGLVRVARPGQVMARASRSLGEMVTGIRPVAQSFVDGFRGMAQAPDELNLEFGLSISAEADVVISSTAAEANFKISLTWTRNPSDGPAAGPAAGPEAGPGVAEPAP; from the coding sequence GTGGAGTTACCGATCGGCGGGGCGGGCGGGCCGCAGGACGTGGTGCGGGTCGAGGTCGTGGCGACCGGCGAGGACGGCCTGGTCCGGGTGGCCCGGCCGGGGCAGGTGATGGCGCGCGCCTCACGGTCGCTCGGGGAGATGGTGACCGGGATCCGGCCGGTCGCGCAGAGCTTCGTCGACGGCTTCCGCGGCATGGCGCAGGCGCCCGACGAACTCAACCTGGAGTTCGGACTGTCGATCTCCGCCGAGGCGGACGTCGTGATCTCGAGTACGGCGGCCGAGGCCAACTTCAAGATCTCGCTCACCTGGACCCGCAACCCGTCCGACGGCCCGGCTGCGGGCCCAGCGGCCGGCCCGGAAGCCGGCCCCGGCGTCGCGGAGCCCGCGCCGTGA
- a CDS encoding nSTAND1 domain-containing NTPase, which translates to MTGPQASEGIGPKALNAAVLRIRDLRGDPVGLGFLISPELALTCAHVVSAALGTPQDQEPSPASRIRVDLPLVSAFAPDAVGVSASVDRWLPPCEPGGGDMAVLRLDAALPGAHPVRLIEAEQVWGHPVRAFGFPAGRPGGVWHSGVLRESQAYGWIQADLADGGYPVSRGFSGTPVWDEDRVGVVGMIAVAESGRPPVSYLIPTAGILRAWPELRPLAIPPSPFRSLTAFREADAPHFYGRRAESDELDLALAGEQRVTIVGASGSGKSSLALAGVLPRLRRSGAEAVVVRPTHGSSPLAVLAAALLPLLEPGLSETGRLARISELTGVLREGGLADVVARVLDLSGSRRLLVVVDQFEELLALAPEAVDELADVLFDDALPQPVRVLTTLRADFLEMALAHPRLGAVIGRRVHALGPLGPERLREVVTAPVDAVPAVRYETGLVDRILQDTGTEPGALPLLGFTLDLLWQKQRGGLLTYQAYQDLGGVAGALSLHADQVWAEYVPEGDEPAARRLFTQLIRVPLESPAATRRIALRADLGEEQWRVAQRLAATRLLVTGRSAEGGESVELTHEALISGWEKLARWVEEDRSFLVWRESLRHDMDRWERAERTSELLPKKVALAGADQWLPGRADDLSPGERAYLDAGRAHQRSRTRRVRGAWSAVSFIVIAAVLLGSLFLVTRQESRERDALATSRALTQAAQDVTATDPAQSVMLALAAYRTSPTQEARNQLLRQHLAYSDKSRVVSGLLGTVRELQTSLDGNVVLATSKNGRAMLFTGVTTGRVRSAQVPSVGQVKYPMVSADGKRAGYVQEDGVAAWFPVHADRDEPMGELHKLAAAPGAAVGTEKGLDPSMSADGTLIVHRVLDHLVWWDLDSGAIARSTRAPTPQTDGSTDDLWIGADNRTLLLRRSGLGDNNSALIAYDPPTDATRVVAGDAADIELSGDRTAAVVCSKQGDGTVLSLVRISDGAPQGKPYSEQDKRFKSGICLPQAVSADGTRVALWSDDTLRLVDLLQNKVVSTVPSPSARWSHQLASADGKLYYVGFKDSLITYTELPTGESVLQVGQQILTHDGGRTISVLADGSALQVRPTAPGTNDQLIAEAPRRTPYRKPGSTDLLRLSKDGRLLADLEGTNVVSVLDASTLRKLATITAAEPPALAASTPAPILVDTREPDFQHYFDVAGNVLTVSGTLVQQWDARTGRELAHYDAKALLPTTGSEPHTSIGPYPAPNKVAVTVWGDPSVRIVDITTGTVTETVRTTEDVLAVQFDPSGRYLGLMRRGSIVELWRRHPLRKEIGPLRSTAEDSATPTVTQFLDGDGHFLIAANNAVRTYGIEERAVLESYEFGHPPSETSSSSSLFSPRPYAFMDMSKDARTVIYADPAGPGGVLPLDPRAWQRDLCKAIGNRTFTAEERRSLPVRVPEQPVCAPG; encoded by the coding sequence GTGACCGGGCCGCAGGCGTCGGAGGGCATCGGACCCAAGGCCCTGAACGCGGCGGTGCTGCGGATCCGCGACCTGCGCGGAGATCCGGTCGGCCTGGGTTTCCTGATCTCTCCCGAGCTCGCCCTGACGTGCGCCCACGTGGTGTCCGCGGCGCTCGGCACGCCGCAGGACCAGGAGCCCTCGCCCGCCTCCCGGATCCGCGTCGACCTCCCCCTGGTGTCCGCGTTCGCCCCGGACGCCGTCGGGGTGAGCGCGAGCGTCGATCGCTGGCTGCCGCCGTGTGAGCCCGGCGGCGGGGACATGGCGGTCCTCCGGCTGGACGCCGCGCTGCCCGGCGCCCACCCCGTGCGGCTGATCGAGGCCGAGCAGGTGTGGGGGCACCCGGTACGGGCCTTCGGCTTCCCCGCCGGCCGCCCGGGCGGAGTCTGGCACTCGGGAGTCCTGCGGGAGTCACAGGCCTACGGGTGGATCCAGGCGGACCTGGCCGACGGGGGCTATCCGGTCTCCCGGGGCTTCAGCGGCACGCCGGTCTGGGACGAGGACCGCGTCGGCGTGGTCGGCATGATCGCCGTCGCCGAGTCGGGCCGGCCCCCGGTCAGCTACCTGATCCCGACGGCCGGCATCCTCCGGGCCTGGCCCGAGCTACGGCCGCTGGCCATCCCGCCGTCGCCGTTCCGCAGCCTCACGGCGTTCCGGGAGGCCGACGCCCCGCACTTCTACGGCCGGCGGGCCGAAAGCGACGAGCTGGACCTCGCGCTGGCCGGCGAGCAACGGGTGACCATCGTGGGCGCCTCCGGATCCGGCAAGTCCTCCCTGGCCCTGGCCGGGGTCCTCCCCCGGCTGCGCCGCTCGGGAGCGGAAGCGGTCGTCGTACGGCCGACCCACGGCAGCAGTCCCCTGGCCGTCCTCGCGGCCGCGCTGCTGCCGCTGCTGGAACCCGGACTGTCCGAGACGGGGCGCCTCGCCCGGATCTCCGAGCTGACCGGTGTGCTGCGCGAGGGTGGACTCGCCGACGTCGTGGCCCGGGTGCTCGACCTGTCCGGCAGCCGTCGACTGCTCGTCGTGGTCGACCAGTTCGAGGAACTCCTCGCCCTCGCCCCGGAAGCCGTCGACGAACTGGCCGACGTCCTGTTCGACGACGCCCTGCCGCAGCCGGTCCGGGTACTCACGACCCTGCGGGCCGACTTCCTGGAGATGGCGCTGGCGCATCCCCGGCTGGGGGCCGTCATCGGCCGGCGCGTCCACGCCCTCGGCCCCCTGGGCCCCGAGCGGCTGCGCGAGGTCGTGACCGCGCCCGTGGACGCCGTCCCGGCAGTGCGCTACGAAACCGGCCTCGTGGACCGCATCCTCCAGGACACCGGCACCGAGCCGGGCGCATTGCCGCTGCTGGGCTTCACCCTCGACCTGCTGTGGCAGAAACAGCGCGGCGGGCTGCTCACCTACCAGGCCTACCAGGACCTCGGCGGTGTCGCAGGAGCGCTCAGCCTGCACGCCGATCAGGTCTGGGCCGAGTACGTCCCCGAAGGGGACGAGCCGGCGGCCAGGCGGCTGTTCACCCAGCTCATCCGGGTCCCCCTGGAATCACCGGCCGCGACGCGCCGCATCGCCCTGCGCGCCGACCTGGGCGAGGAACAGTGGCGCGTCGCCCAGCGGCTCGCCGCCACCCGGCTCCTGGTGACCGGCCGCAGTGCCGAAGGCGGCGAGAGCGTCGAGCTCACGCACGAAGCCCTGATCAGCGGCTGGGAGAAACTGGCGCGGTGGGTCGAGGAGGACCGGTCCTTCCTCGTGTGGCGGGAGTCCCTGCGCCACGACATGGACCGCTGGGAGCGGGCCGAGCGCACCTCCGAGCTGCTGCCGAAGAAGGTGGCCCTCGCCGGCGCCGACCAGTGGCTGCCCGGACGCGCCGACGACCTGAGCCCCGGGGAACGCGCCTACCTCGATGCCGGGCGCGCCCACCAGCGCTCCCGGACCCGCCGGGTGCGCGGCGCCTGGTCCGCGGTCTCCTTCATCGTGATCGCGGCCGTCCTGCTGGGGTCGCTGTTCCTCGTCACGCGGCAGGAGAGCCGCGAACGCGACGCGCTCGCCACCTCGCGCGCCCTGACACAGGCGGCACAGGACGTCACGGCCACCGACCCCGCCCAGTCCGTGATGCTCGCGCTCGCGGCCTACCGGACGTCGCCGACCCAGGAGGCCCGCAACCAACTCCTGCGCCAGCACCTGGCGTACTCGGACAAGAGCCGTGTCGTCTCGGGCCTGCTGGGAACGGTACGGGAGCTGCAGACCAGCCTCGACGGCAACGTGGTGCTGGCCACCTCGAAGAACGGCAGGGCGATGCTCTTCACGGGCGTCACCACCGGCCGGGTCCGCAGCGCGCAGGTTCCCTCGGTCGGGCAGGTGAAGTACCCGATGGTCTCGGCCGACGGAAAGCGGGCCGGCTACGTCCAGGAGGACGGGGTCGCCGCGTGGTTCCCGGTGCACGCCGACCGTGACGAGCCGATGGGCGAGCTGCACAAGCTGGCCGCGGCCCCGGGAGCGGCCGTGGGCACGGAGAAGGGGCTGGACCCCTCCATGTCGGCGGACGGGACGCTGATCGTCCACCGGGTGCTGGACCACCTGGTCTGGTGGGACCTGGACAGCGGTGCCATCGCCCGTTCGACGCGCGCACCCACTCCCCAGACCGACGGCAGCACCGACGACCTCTGGATCGGCGCGGACAACCGGACCCTGCTGCTGCGGCGGAGCGGACTGGGCGACAACAACTCGGCCCTGATCGCCTACGACCCGCCGACCGACGCGACGCGCGTCGTCGCCGGCGACGCGGCCGACATCGAGCTCTCCGGGGACCGGACGGCAGCCGTGGTGTGCAGCAAACAGGGCGACGGCACGGTCCTGAGCCTGGTGCGGATCTCCGACGGCGCCCCGCAGGGGAAGCCGTACAGCGAGCAGGACAAGCGGTTCAAGTCCGGAATCTGCCTTCCGCAGGCGGTCAGCGCGGACGGCACGCGGGTGGCGCTGTGGTCGGACGACACGCTGCGCCTGGTCGACCTGCTCCAGAACAAGGTGGTGTCCACCGTCCCCTCACCCTCTGCGCGCTGGTCGCACCAACTGGCGTCGGCCGACGGCAAGCTCTACTACGTCGGGTTCAAGGACTCCCTGATCACCTACACCGAACTCCCCACCGGAGAATCCGTACTCCAGGTGGGCCAGCAGATCCTCACCCACGACGGCGGCAGGACGATCAGCGTTCTCGCCGACGGATCCGCGCTCCAGGTCCGGCCCACGGCGCCGGGCACCAACGACCAGCTCATCGCCGAGGCCCCGCGCCGGACGCCGTACCGGAAACCCGGGAGCACCGACCTCCTGAGGCTGAGCAAGGACGGACGGCTGCTCGCGGACCTGGAGGGAACCAACGTGGTGTCCGTCCTCGATGCCTCCACGCTGCGCAAGCTGGCCACCATCACCGCGGCCGAGCCGCCCGCCCTGGCCGCCAGCACGCCGGCGCCGATCCTGGTCGACACCAGGGAACCGGACTTCCAGCACTACTTCGACGTCGCCGGCAACGTCCTGACCGTCTCCGGGACCCTGGTCCAGCAGTGGGACGCGCGTACGGGACGGGAGCTCGCCCACTACGACGCGAAGGCCCTGCTGCCCACCACGGGATCCGAGCCGCATACCAGCATCGGCCCCTACCCGGCCCCGAACAAGGTGGCCGTGACCGTCTGGGGCGACCCGTCGGTCCGCATCGTCGACATCACCACGGGCACCGTCACGGAGACCGTCCGCACCACCGAGGACGTCCTCGCCGTGCAGTTCGACCCCAGCGGCCGCTACCTCGGGCTGATGCGCCGGGGCTCGATCGTCGAGCTGTGGCGGCGCCACCCGCTGCGCAAGGAGATCGGTCCCCTGCGCAGTACCGCCGAGGACTCCGCCACCCCGACCGTCACCCAGTTCCTCGACGGCGACGGCCACTTCCTGATCGCCGCCAACAACGCCGTACGGACCTACGGCATCGAGGAACGCGCCGTCCTGGAGTCGTACGAATTCGGTCATCCGCCGAGCGAGACCTCCAGCTCCAGCTCCCTCTTCTCGCCACGTCCGTACGCCTTCATGGACATGTCCAAGGACGCCAGGACGGTGATCTACGCCGATCCCGCCGGTCCCGGCGGTGTCCTACCGCTCGACCCCCGGGCGTGGCAGCGCGACCTGTGCAAGGCCATCGGCAACCGGACGTTCACCGCCGAGGAGCGCAGGAGCCTGCCGGTCCGCGTCCCGGAGCAGCCGGTGTGCGCACCGGGCTGA